In a single window of the Thunnus maccoyii chromosome 7, fThuMac1.1, whole genome shotgun sequence genome:
- the fnbp1l gene encoding formin-binding protein 1-like: MSWGTELWDQFDNLDKHTQWGIDFLERYAKFVKERLEVEQNYAKQLRNLVKKYCPKRSKDEEPRFTSCLSFYSILNELNDYAGQREVVAEEMAHKVYGELMRYSQDLKTERKHHLQEGRKAQQYLDHCWKQMDNSKRKFERECKEAEKSQITYDKLDNDINATKSEVEKAKAQFYLRTHMADESKNEYAAQLQNFNAEQWKHFNNAIPHIFKNLQDMDERRTVKLGETYRSFAEAERRVIPIVSKCLEGMVSAAKAVDERRDSSIVVESFKSGFEPPGDFPFEDFSQNLSRTGSDGTISSTPKGERDRDGPPGSRSDPKHQMSKTKNKLWLFGKKPKAPSLEDFSHLPPEQRRKRLQQRIDELSKELQKEMDQRDALNKMKDVYEKNPQMGDPSSLQPKISETICNMEKLRSEIHKNETWLSEVEGKQSSRGDRRHSADNHHHTPQGRESPEGSYTDDTSQEHHTPHHRTSPPQPGHPNPDPHEFDDEFDDDDPLPVIGHCKALYSFDGQNEGTLVMAEDEVLYIIEEDKGDGWTRARKQSGEEGYVPTSYVEITMEKNSKGAVTYI; encoded by the exons gACCAGTTTGATAATCTGGACAAACACACCCAGTGGGGGATCGACTTTCTTGAGCGCTACGCAAAGTTTGTCAAGGAAAGGCTGGAAGTAGAGCAAAACTACGCCAAGCAGCTACg GAACCTGGTAAAGAAATACTGTCCAAAACGCTCTAAAGATGAGGAACCAAG GTTCACATCATGTCTGTCATTCTACTCCATACTCAACGAGCTCAACGACTACGCCGGTCAGAGGGAGGTGGTGGCGGAGGAGATGGCTCATAAGGTTTATGGAGAGCTGATGAGGTACAGCCAAGACCTCAAAACTGAGAGGAAACAT CATCTACAGGAGGGCAGGAAGGCCCAGCAGTATTTGGATCATTGCTGGAAGCAGATGGACAAC AGCAAAAGGAAGTTTGAGAGAGAGTGCAAGGAAGCAGAGAAATCCCAGATTACCTACGACAAGTTAGATAATGACATCAACGCCACCAAATCAGAGGTGGAGAAG GCCAAAGCCCAGTTCTACCTGCGGACTCACATGGCGGATGAGAGTAAGAACGAGTACGCCGCCCAGCTACAGAACTTCAACGCCGAGCAGTGGAAACATTTCAACAACGCCATACCACACATCTTCAAG AATCTGCAGGACATGGATGAACGTCGGACGGTGAAGCTCGGAGAGACGTACCGGAGCTTCGCCGAGGCGGAGCGGAGAGTCATTCCCATCGTCTCCAAATGCTTAGAAGGAATGGTTTCAGCTGCTAAAGCTGTCGATGAGCGAAGG GATTCATCCATCGTCGTGGAGTCATTTAAATCTGGCTTTGAACCTCCAGGCGACTTCCCCTTCGAGGACTTCAGTCAGAATCTGAGCAGAACGGGTTCAGACGGGACCATCAGCAGTACGCCCAAAGGCgaaagagacagagacggaCCCCCGGGGTCGCGATCCGACCCCAAACACCAGATGAGCAAAACCAAGAACAAGCTCTGGCTGTTTGGGAAGAAACCGAAG GCCCCATCTCTGGAAGATTTCAGCCACTTGCCCCccgagcagaggaggaagaggctgCAGCAGAGGATCGATGAACTCAGCAAGGAACTCCAGAAAGAGATGGATCAGAG aGACGCTCTGAACAAGATGAAGGACGTGTATGAGAAGAATCCTCAGATGGGAGACCCCAGCAGCCTGCAGCCCAAAATATCAGAGACCATATGTAACATGGAGAAGCTGCGCTCCGAAATTCACAAAAACGAG ACTTGGTTATCTGAGGTGGAGGGAAAGCAGAGCTCCAGAGGAGACAGAAGACACAGCGCCGACAACCACCATCACACTCCTCAAGGCAGAGAGAG TCCTGAGGGCAGTTATACAGACGACACCAGTCAGGAACATCACACACCTCATCACCGCACCAGTCCTCCACAGCCCGGGCACCCGAACCCCGACCCCCACGAGTTTGATGACGAATTCGACGACGACGACCCGCTGCCCGTCATCGGACACTGCAAAGCTCTGTACTCCTTCGATG GTCAGAACGAGGGGACGCTGGTGATGGCAGAAGACGAG GTGTTGTACATCATCGAGGAGGATAAAGGCGACGGCTGGACGAGGGCGAGGAAGCAGAGCGGGGAGGAGGGCTACGTCCCCACCTCCTACGTAGAAATCACCatggagaaaaacagcaaaggtGCTGTCACTTACATCTGA